One Notolabrus celidotus isolate fNotCel1 chromosome 16, fNotCel1.pri, whole genome shotgun sequence DNA window includes the following coding sequences:
- the pithd1 gene encoding PITH domain-containing protein 1 produces MSGHGHGHGPGHSCGCAGEHEPAERGLEYGLYRRIDLEKLQCLNESRDGDGKQVFKPWDQRNERDKYVESDADEELLFNIPFTGSVKLKGIIISGENDDSHPGEIRLYKNIPHMSFDDTGREPEQAFRLNRDPLAELEYPTKIARFSNVHHLSIHISKNFGDENTRVYYIGLRGEYSEAHRHEVTICNYEASANPADHKVESIIPQTNFIS; encoded by the exons ATGTCCGGGCACGGTCACGGACACGGGCCGGGGCACAGCTGCGGGTGTGCGGGGGAGCATGAGCCCGCAGAGAGGGGCCTGGAGTACGGACTGTACCGGCGGATCGACCTGGAGAAGCTGCAGTGCCTGAACGAGAGCAGAGACGGGGACGGGAAGCAGGTGTTCAAACCGTGGGACCAGCGGAACGAGAGGGACAAG TATGTTGAAAGTGATGCAGACGAAGAGCTGCTGTTCAACATCCC TTTTACCGGCAGCGTCAAGCTAAAAGGCATCATCATATCTGGAGAGAACGATGACTCTCATCCCGGAGAGATCAGACT GTATAAGAACATCCCTCACATGTCCTTTGATGATACAGGAAGAGAACCAGAACAAGCCTTCAGACTCAACAGAGACCCCCTTGCGGAGCTGGAATACCCAACAAA GATCGCTCGTTTCTCCAATGTTCATCACCTCTCCATTCACATCTCAAAGAACTTTGGAGATGAGAACACCCGGGTTTACTACATCGGCCTTAGGGGAGAATACTCAGAG GCTCACAGACATGAAGTGACGATCTGTAACTACGAGGCATCGGCAAACCCTGCGGATCACAAAGTGGAGAGCATCATCCCACAAACCAACTTCATTTCCTGA